One window of Bacteroidales bacterium genomic DNA carries:
- a CDS encoding S8 family serine peptidase, protein MKRGFISKLLLPTTFIVLALISLTGISQTYNRDFMDGQVYFKFNDQVQVDIPVNADRTVDPENAPFLNAIRQQFDITGLSRPFDLNNDSKLVRTFELNFSQYDKIEAIMEELAKNPDLEYVEKVPLAYIDYTPDDSLYNLSQGSANWNWHLDVINAEMAWDLNTGSPDIKVAIVDNAVWIDHPDLVNKIVLSEDMTQPGIQNSNPPTGGDPSLWSHGTHTAGLAAAETNNGIGVASVGYNVSLIGVKASSSNPEYVTSGYAGLQWAANNGADVISMSWGGPGFSQTNQNLINTIHGMDVVMLASAGNDNVTTPQYPAAYNYVINVASTNEDDVKTDFSNYAVSVDVCAPGGYGNQGPSGLLSTTWDLTDFGYYDVYAGTSMSCPLTAGLCGLILSVNPDLTPDQLETVLKSTCEDIYSVPGNENYAGKLGAGRIDAYAAIAGTPFHPVADFYTPVPYITPGTGIQFFDLSAGVPDVWSWEFTGGTPHLSSQQNPTVYFATEGVYTVNLDVTNDFGTDVETKTNYMTVTSTPIPWVLFSANTNIACNRDTIVFTDETLYDPTVWTWDFQPSSVTFVDGTSLTSQNPHVRFEAPGYYTVNLTASNANGTNFKTITDMIFIEGILLNFSEDFESGESNNFNLRSNSRAKVKVDSRAAAPGSINGLHYQGSGLTSGWSGGPTNTTPEQAWNTNVNFHGFAENCNVDATGMERVELTLDLRQTYSVGNKYSWFRVLVNGEQVADIYGNTNFNPATNTDPFDMKIFDLSQFGNSLFDISLQSSCFLSDKFYAEGDNVFVDNIMISNTTGIKEGANNNAGVLTYPNPVTGVLNYSARGTGEQVTVKVLNIQGQTIWQESFKGYKDGDVNQINTDNLSSGVYILQLNGDKGTTTKKFVIE, encoded by the coding sequence ATGAAAAGAGGATTTATCTCAAAATTATTACTTCCAACCACTTTCATCGTCCTAGCTTTAATTAGCCTGACAGGCATTTCGCAAACCTACAACAGGGACTTCATGGATGGACAGGTCTATTTCAAATTTAATGACCAGGTTCAGGTTGATATTCCTGTAAATGCTGACAGGACCGTAGATCCTGAAAATGCACCATTCCTGAACGCAATACGTCAACAATTTGATATCACAGGGCTTTCCAGGCCTTTTGACCTGAATAATGACTCAAAACTGGTCCGGACCTTTGAACTTAACTTTTCGCAATATGATAAGATTGAAGCTATTATGGAGGAGCTGGCAAAGAATCCTGACCTGGAATATGTTGAAAAAGTGCCCCTGGCCTATATAGATTACACGCCGGACGATTCACTGTACAACTTGTCTCAAGGTTCTGCTAACTGGAACTGGCATCTTGATGTAATCAACGCCGAGATGGCCTGGGACCTTAATACAGGTTCACCCGATATTAAAGTTGCCATTGTGGATAATGCTGTCTGGATTGATCATCCTGACCTTGTTAATAAGATCGTCCTGTCTGAAGATATGACGCAGCCCGGAATCCAAAATTCCAATCCGCCGACCGGCGGGGATCCCTCACTATGGTCACATGGCACTCATACTGCAGGCCTCGCTGCAGCGGAGACAAATAATGGAATTGGCGTGGCCTCAGTTGGTTATAATGTCAGCCTTATCGGGGTAAAGGCATCTTCAAGTAACCCCGAATATGTTACCAGCGGTTATGCCGGCCTTCAATGGGCTGCCAATAACGGAGCAGATGTGATCAGCATGTCATGGGGCGGGCCTGGTTTCAGTCAAACCAACCAAAACCTGATTAACACTATACACGGTATGGACGTAGTAATGCTTGCTTCAGCGGGGAATGATAATGTCACTACTCCTCAATATCCTGCAGCCTATAACTATGTAATAAATGTTGCTTCAACGAATGAAGATGATGTAAAGACTGATTTCTCTAATTATGCAGTCAGTGTTGACGTTTGTGCTCCGGGAGGCTACGGGAACCAGGGGCCATCCGGTTTGTTGAGTACGACATGGGACCTGACCGATTTCGGCTATTATGATGTTTATGCCGGCACCTCTATGTCTTGTCCATTAACTGCCGGCCTTTGCGGCCTTATTCTATCCGTCAATCCTGACCTGACCCCCGATCAGCTTGAAACTGTCCTGAAATCGACCTGTGAAGATATTTATAGTGTGCCGGGCAATGAGAATTACGCCGGGAAACTAGGCGCAGGCAGAATTGATGCTTATGCAGCAATCGCCGGCACACCATTTCATCCGGTAGCTGATTTTTACACGCCGGTTCCTTATATCACCCCCGGAACAGGTATCCAATTTTTCGATCTGTCAGCCGGGGTGCCGGATGTCTGGTCGTGGGAGTTTACAGGCGGGACACCTCATCTTTCCAGCCAGCAGAATCCGACCGTTTATTTTGCGACGGAAGGAGTGTATACTGTTAATCTGGACGTCACTAATGATTTTGGAACTGACGTGGAAACCAAGACGAACTATATGACAGTGACCAGCACCCCTATCCCCTGGGTATTGTTTTCAGCCAATACAAATATTGCCTGTAACAGAGACACAATTGTCTTTACCGATGAAACTTTGTATGACCCCACAGTATGGACCTGGGATTTCCAGCCATCTTCGGTCACTTTTGTCGACGGAACAAGCCTCACTTCGCAGAATCCGCATGTGCGCTTCGAAGCACCAGGTTATTATACCGTTAATTTGACAGCTTCCAATGCCAATGGCACTAATTTTAAAACTATCACGGACATGATCTTCATCGAAGGCATATTGCTTAATTTCAGTGAAGATTTTGAATCGGGCGAAAGCAATAATTTCAACCTTAGAAGTAATTCAAGGGCGAAAGTAAAGGTCGATAGCAGGGCTGCAGCTCCCGGATCAATCAATGGCCTGCACTATCAGGGAAGCGGCCTTACCAGCGGATGGTCTGGCGGGCCAACTAATACGACCCCGGAACAGGCCTGGAATACAAACGTTAATTTCCATGGTTTTGCTGAGAACTGTAATGTCGATGCAACCGGCATGGAAAGAGTCGAACTTACTCTTGATCTGCGGCAAACATACTCCGTCGGGAATAAGTACTCGTGGTTCAGGGTATTGGTTAATGGTGAGCAGGTAGCTGATATTTATGGCAACACGAACTTCAATCCGGCTACCAATACTGATCCTTTTGATATGAAAATCTTTGATCTTTCCCAATTTGGAAATTCGCTGTTCGACATCTCTTTACAGTCTTCATGCTTTCTTTCGGATAAGTTTTATGCTGAAGGAGATAACGTATTTGTCGACAATATTATGATTTCCAATACAACCGGGATTAAAGAAGGAGCTAATAATAATGCAGGCGTCCTTACCTATCCCAACCCGGTCACCGGTGTGTTGAATTATTCCGCTCGCGGGACCGGAGAACAGGTAACAGTAAAAGTCCTGAACATACAGGGACAAACAATCTGGCAGGAATCGTTCAAAGGATATAAAGATGGCGATGTAAACCAGATCAACACCGATAATCTCAGCAGCGGGGTGTATATCTTACAGCTTAATGGCGATAAAGGAACTACAACTAAAAAATTCGTAATCGAATAA